The Flavobacterium faecale genomic sequence TTTCTACTTTATCAAATATAAGCAATTCTTAAAAATGAAATATAATTAAATACACTAAATTCCTAGCCCTGATAGCAGTGAAATCCTTTTGGGGGCTTTTGTTTTGCCCACAAAAGATTGGAACGGATAACAGGAAATAGCTCCTAATAAAAAGTAGTAAACTTTGAATTGTATTGCTTATTTTTGCACCCAATAAAATAGATACATGAAGTAAGCCTAGGCGAATTACATGTGGCAATTATAAAAACAATACTGTTTACACATGATACAGAATCCAAAAAGATATACCATTACTGCTGCTTTGCCTTATACTAACGGACCCATCCACATTGGACATTTGGCGGGTGTTTACGTACCAGCTGACATTTATTCTCGTTACCTGAGAGCACACAACAAAGATGTTTTGTTTGTATGCGGAAGTGATGAGCACGGTGTGGCCATCTCGATGAAAGCGAAGAAAGAAGGCATTACACCTCAGGAAGTAATTGATAAATATGATGTAATCATTAGAAAATCATTCATTGATTTTGGCGTTTCATTTGATAACTACTCGAGAACTTCGGCTAAAATTCATCATGATACTGCTCAAGATTTTTTTAAAAAATTATACGAACAAGGTGATTTTATCGAGCAAGTAACAGAACAATTATATGATGCAAAAGCAGATCAGTTTTTGGCAGATCGTTTTGTAACGGGTACCTGCCCAAAATGTGGTAACGAAGAAGCATACGGAGATCAATGTGAAAAATGCGGATCTACCTTGAACGCTACCGATTTGATTAATCCAAAATCGACTATTACCGGAGAAATTCCTGTGATGAAAGCAACTAAGCACTGGTTCTTGCCATTGGATAGATACGATGCTTTTTTGAGAGAATGGATTCTTGAAGGACATAAAAATGACTGGAAACCTAATGTTTATGGTCAAGTAAAATCGTGGATTGACGGTGGATTAGAGCCTCGTGCCGTGACGCGTGACTTGGACTGGGGAATTGACGTTCCAGTTGAAGGTGCCGAAGGGAAAAAATTATATGTGTGGTTTGATGCGCCTATTGGATACATTTCTGCATCTAAAGAATGGGCATTGCGCGAAGGAAAAGAATGGGAACCGTACTGGAAAGACCAAGACACAAAACTGGTACATTTTATAGGGAAAGACAATATTGTGTTTCACTGTGTGATTTTCCCAGCGATGTTAAAGGCGGAAGGATCTTATATTTTACCTGATAATGTTCCTGCAAATGAATTCCTGAACTTGGAAGGAAATAAATTGTCAACGTCTAAAAACTGGGCAGTTTGGTTGCACGAATATTTGGAAGAATTTCCGGGGCAGCAAGATGTTTTGCGTTATGCTTTAACATCAAATGCTCCAGAAACAAAAGACAACGACTTTACTTGGAAGGATTTTCAAGCTAGAAACAACAATGAATTGGTAGCAATTTTTGGAAACTTTATCAACCGTGTGGTGGTGTTGACCAATAAATATTATAATGGAATTGTTCCTACACCAATCTCACTAACCACCGAAGGTGGAATGACCGAGTTTACGGAAGTAGATTTGCAAACGTTGGCGGAATTAAAAGCATATCCTGCTGTGATTTCGAGTTCGATTGAGCGTTACCGTTTTAGAGAAGCATTGGGAGAATTAATGAATGTGGCTCGTTTGGGTAATAAATATTTGG encodes the following:
- the metG gene encoding methionine--tRNA ligase, encoding MIQNPKRYTITAALPYTNGPIHIGHLAGVYVPADIYSRYLRAHNKDVLFVCGSDEHGVAISMKAKKEGITPQEVIDKYDVIIRKSFIDFGVSFDNYSRTSAKIHHDTAQDFFKKLYEQGDFIEQVTEQLYDAKADQFLADRFVTGTCPKCGNEEAYGDQCEKCGSTLNATDLINPKSTITGEIPVMKATKHWFLPLDRYDAFLREWILEGHKNDWKPNVYGQVKSWIDGGLEPRAVTRDLDWGIDVPVEGAEGKKLYVWFDAPIGYISASKEWALREGKEWEPYWKDQDTKLVHFIGKDNIVFHCVIFPAMLKAEGSYILPDNVPANEFLNLEGNKLSTSKNWAVWLHEYLEEFPGQQDVLRYALTSNAPETKDNDFTWKDFQARNNNELVAIFGNFINRVVVLTNKYYNGIVPTPISLTTEGGMTEFTEVDLQTLAELKAYPAVISSSIERYRFREALGELMNVARLGNKYLADEEPWKVMKDNPERVHTQMYVALQISAALSTLCEPFLPFTSEKLKRILNITAADAPITWDTISESSDLLVAGHQIGQAELLFSKIEDEEIQKQIDKLEATKTANKEEIASSLAKTEPQKETIQFEDFAKMDIRVGTILEAEKMPKANKLLVLKVDTGIDVRTIVSGIAESFKPEDIIGKRVSVLVNLAPRALRGVESQGMILMATNTEGKLVFINPDAEGVPNGDMVS